The following DNA comes from Thunnus thynnus chromosome 3, fThuThy2.1, whole genome shotgun sequence.
TTTATTGGTATTGATTGACGTCATGGTGCAATATTCAGGTTAATGAACATGTTAGCTTTTTATCTCTGTCTTGGCAGCCAAATacaacaaaccaacaataaGCTTCATCCCTGAGAACATTACGCGAAGAGAAGATGTCATCTTGTCCTGTAGCTCTGTTGGTGGATACCCAGAAGGTCAACTTCGCTGGTTTGATGAGCACAACAAGAATTGGCCAGCAAGCAGTGAAATGGAGGCAGAGCTGACAAACGATGGTCTGTTTAAACTGTCTAGCAAGCTGACTTTGCTGAAAAATTCCATTTTCTCCAAGTACACCTGCGTAGTGTTCAACTCCAGTGGCGGCAAAGAGGACGAGGTCACATTGGAAATACCAGACACAGCAGCATCTGAAGGTATTTGTTGTTGAACACCACACTTGATATCTTTTAAACCTAGAGTAATGGCTCAGGCCTGCTTCACACAGAAACATGGatgtcattaaaataatttcagctTCAGTATTTTGAAGCAATGTGAATGACACCGCACTTATATCAACACACCTTCATTTGGGATTGCTCAACTAAGAGGAGCCTGAACCACAAGTCAACTTTGGTGCTTGTTTTTTGTCGGCACTATGGGAGGTTGTAGTGGACAAAAGTTTCTTTTATCTATAATTAAAGGCAACCATCTAaatttatttgttgtatttattttgatacaCAAGTCACTGACTAGCCAGGCTGCCACTATCTGTCTCTAAATCTGACCTGACATCATCCTCAAACCctcaaaacaataaagaaaactagtttttacacttttcattCTCATTAGTGGAACGACTCATTAACTGGTTCACTTGGCAACTTCACAGCCACCCTATCTGTACTGTTATTGACTGATAAGTTGTCACAgctgatatatacagtacagtaaaaggCCATTTTCTGATTAGGTGATCAGTATCTGTACTGCAGTTCACTGTCACTGTCGGTTGCAGCAGCAGTTCAATAATGAAACTGTCTGCCTGCCGTCTCGTTGCTTGTTTACAGTCTACTGTTATCTGCAGGGTTAATGTGTTCACTCAGGGTCCACGTGCCAACTTTTGTCCAAACTCCTCTGGGggatgaaagagaaagtgaatgTATCTTGCTGAAATATAACAGGGGGAACTTCCCACCAGCAAATGCATACCTTGTTTTAATAAacatataataatttaataattacatatttactCCTTTAAATCATGACTTGAAGTATTAGAGCATTcaatttttattattctgttgGATTTATTCAGGTCAGGAACAAAGGAAAGTTTCGGATCAAACCTCCAAAATAGTCGCCCCTGTGGTGGTTATCGGATCGCTGATCGTAGGATTGCTGTTGGCGCTGCTGATTTACAGAAGGCGGTCTCAACGTgagtacaaacacacaggccCTCACACACATTTGATTAAGCGATGTAGCTACTGCATACTTCACATTAGGTTAAAACAATGGAGTGAAAACACTTTCCAGTATTAGACGGTGTTCTACAAAATGCGTCACAAGGATTGCTGAAGTAAGCAGAAATAGATATCCGTCATCCACACTGGATGTGCACTTAgtctcatcttcatcatcatcatttccttGACAGAAGCCCGGAGGTTCTCTGCAACACCCCTAATGAGTACGTCCGTCTTTGGACATACTgttatctctgtttttgttcttttctaaCTCATGCTTTAAAGGCGAACATCCAATTTGTCTTAAGAGGTTTAAATAAGAATTCAGTCTATTATTTTTCTATCTATATGCTACTTTTAGCTGCCCTAAAATACTGAATATGTGCTACAAACCTGCTGACATATTCATGAGTGGTGTTTGGTGATTTATGTGCATTCAAATTTAGCTGGCTAAATCCAATTAAAATAATCAAGCACAAGTCTGCTTTGTTATTATATCAATATTCCTGCTTCATCCTTACTGATGAATGTAGTTAAAAAGTATCAGTCGACAtccttttgaaataaaatgacagcATATTTTGTGCTGATGCAACTTGAAACCAAACGCGCTCACCACAGACAGGTTTCTGATCTCATTCCAGGCCTGTTCAAGCTTGAACTCCTGCTGCGTTTCAAACTTTGTTCAGGAATTTGGTTGTAGAACATTTTGTTGACTGACCAAGAAACCTTACTGTCCCTGAACTAGCTGGGTGTCACAATGTCAAAACTGCTTTGTACTGGGTTCCTTCTCACTCTAAAGATGTACTACactggacatacagtatttagtatttttccAGGGCTTGTGGGAAACTAGGCTTGGTTACTAATCACCAACATTAGAATCATAATATAACCTGACTCGTGCTTTGGACATCTGCAAGCAAAGACAACTCCCCATTGGTTAACTGTCTTTGTTCGCATGTCTTGATCTCAGCAGATGGTGATGGTTTTACACCCAATTTAACccattttaaatctttaatttgTTCCAGGTCACCATCGAGAGGTTCCTACATGTGAATCAGATGCTGAGCAAGGTATGTCTATGCTATTTGACTTACTGAGTCTAActattcagattttattttatcactcTTTTCATCTGAACTCTAGGAGATTTAATCCAGACTTTGATATTAAATCTTTTTCCAGGTGATCATGTGGAGATGTATAAAGAATGTGAAGATGGCACAGCCTGAGGTAATTACACTATAATGTCCCAAGCAAACAATTGAAAAGATTAGTTTCACCTTCATTTCATTGTCCGTGTATTGACAGTCAACAAGACAATATCAAATATCTTAaagcgctctctctctctctctctctctcaggagaTTCTTCGTGTCACATGAACATAAGTACTTACCAGCAGCCTCTGAAAGGATTAGCAGAAAGCTAAAAGTTGTGTATGTGCGTATATGTGTAGTGTTCCTCTAACTGtgatctgtgaaacatggtttATGTAGCTTTTAGGACCGGTATGCAAGTTCACTACTAAAACAACATGTATTTTGGGGATCTCAggttttttggtttcatttttctaTTCATCTGATGCCAGCTCTCAGGAGTGCCCATATGTTTTGGGCCTTTTTGTAACTGTTTGGTAAGGGAGGCACCGGTAAATGTACAGGATTAATCTTTTGTTGGGATGTATCTGTATTGTGTTAAGAGCAGGGAGAACGTGCTTTACTATCATCCCAACAGAGAACATTGCAATGTGCAGAGAGTCTGGTGAGAACATCACCTTGAAGTGTTCCTCTGCAGGATGTCTCAACAACATCCAAGATTTTGTTGGGATGTATCTGTATTGAAGTGTTAAGAACAGGGAGAACGTGCTTTACTATCATCCTATAATCCAAACTCCATGGACAAGATCACCCCGGGCGTAAGATACAAAGACAGGATTCAGACAAAATGATCTCTGGAGAACCACACCATCACCATCAGCAACCTGACCACCAATGACTCTGGTGTCTACAGCTGTGTGTATAGAAAGTTTCCCGAAGGTGAAGCCCGATGCAACGTCCACACTGTTAATGTAAAAGGtctgtttttcccttttcttctaaaacaaacaaataaataaacaacacgTGTTGGGTACTCGACCCCCTGAAACTGGTCTGTGTTATGATTGACCACTACAGGGCTCCGGTCAGGGAGCACAGAGTCATCATTGTCGTTTAATTCCTTTATTTGCAGTGTAAGAGTGGTACAAGTGGTACAACTTAGTGGTGCAGATCATTACAGTTtctgaaataaagaacaaacaaataaacataatgtcTCTGAGTTGTCACTGTTCATATTTGTTACATGGCTAATGATGACCAGTactaattaaacatttaaagtcaTCAAATGAGATCTAAATCCTCTCAGGGTGTATGTTAATCTAAACTGGGGCAGTAATCACTCTTGTTATAATAACACAAACTGAAACCACATCAACTGTGTTCACAGTCATACAGCAAACTAACAAGGCTAACGAATTAGCTTAGCGCCTAGCAAGGCTAGTTTCCGAACATGCTAATTACTAAACAAATAATGAACACACTTAGCATAACCTAGACAATGCCATGtcatgaaatacagagagagttATCATGCTACCTGCACCTTATAGCTGTGATATTGCAACTTACATCGTCAGTGACTTCTGCACCGGGAAAGCCGGCAAACGAAGAAAGGAAGTGTAAACAAGAATCgtaatttcaaaataaaagtctctAAATGTACAGAATTCCCAACAGCCACCCCCACATTTGAGCAGCAAATGTGTAATAATGGAATTCTTCAAGTGTCTTTGATAGCAGGGAGCTGGATTAGGCGAGCAACTGGTCTTGTATAGACATTACCTTTCACCAGGACTCCTGCAGTTCTGATGCATCCGTCCTGACTGGTGACCGTCTTAATAACTCTCCGGATGGGCCATTGAGCTCTGGGAAGCGATGGATCCATAATCAGTACGACTGAGTCCACAGTCACGTTACTTGATGACCTCTGCCATTTCTGCCGTGTCTGAAGAGTAGGTAAGTAGCTCCGTATGTACTGGATCCAAAACTGGTCCACAAGAACCTGACAGTGGCGCCATCTTCGCCGCCCTATGCCCAACGGGACACAGGCCACTTGAGGCAGCACTGCATCATGCCGCCCCATGAGAAGGATGTTAGGCGTGATGGGGTCAGGGTCAGCGACGTCAGCTGACACGTACCCTAGCGGTTTTGAGTTCAATATCCCCTCTACTTCCACTAAGGTTGTGTGTAGGACATCCTCTGAAACGGCCTGGCTCCCCACTGCAACTTGAAGACCAGCCTTGATGGAGCGAACTTCCCTCTCCCATGCTCCACCAAAGTGGGGAGCGTTTGGTGGGTTAAATCGGAAGTCGATCTGGTATTCTGTCAGCTGTTCTTTTAGTTGTGGTTCCATGGCTGCAAAAGCTTCACAGAGTTCCCGCTCAGCCCCACGGAAGTTTGTACCACAATCTGATAGTATCTCCTTTGGTCGGCCCCGTCTTGCGACGAACCGACGAAGAGCAAGGAGGAAGGCATCTGCATCCATAGAGTTGAGGAGCTCGGTGTGAATGGTGCGGGTCGTGAGGCACTTGAAGATAACCCCCCAGCGCTTCCCCGTCCTCCTGCCTACTTTGACCAGGTAAGGCCCAAAACAATCAACACCTGTTGAATAGAAGGGTGGACAGAGAAGTCTGAGGCGCTGCAGAGGCAGGTCTGCCATCTCGCTGGCAAGATGGACAGTTGAGTTGGTGATGTCTGACAGCCTGCCGTCCTCGCAAGATCCAATACTGCCTGCGTATCTCTGCATACACCCGCTCTGTGCCTGGGTGCAACGGACGTTCATCAGTGTCTTTGATGAGGAGCTTTGTCGCAGAGTGCCTTGGGTCTAACACAATAGGGTGGATCTCTCCTATGCTTGAGTTCTGCAGTCTTCGTAGCCTCCCTCCCACTTGGAGTATGCAAGTGGAAGAATCCCACTCCGGAGCAAGGCTGGCCAGACGACTGTGGTTTGGAACAGGTTTCTGCGCTTTGAGGGCAGCAACTTCTTCTGGGAAGCTATGGGCTTGACACCCTCTCAACAAGAAGATCTCTGCATCTCGGTGACTAATGAGCTGACTGTTTGCTGGGTCCACTGCCGCCCCATGAGCACCCTGACATACCTGCTGAGCTGCCTCCACCAACTCCTTCCACGTACTGAATTGATAGGCATCTGGGATGCTGATGTCGGGCTCTACGGTGGTAAAACAGCAGAAGGTGATGCCTTTCAGTTCTGATGAGCCCAATGCTGTTTCATGCTCAGGCTTCTTTGGCCAATGTTCAGCACTCTGCTTCAGGAATGGAGGCCCTTGACTCCAACGACTAGACTCTACCAGAGCCAGGAGGGGCTTACCCCTTGTTATGTCGTCAGTCGGATTATTCTGGGTGTCTACGTACCGCCAAgcctgtctgtcagtcagctcCTGTATCTCTGACACTCGAGTTCCAACAAAAACTTTATATCGACAGGAGTCTGATTGGAGCCATTCCAATACCGTGGTGGAGTCAGACCACAGGGTTGTCTGTCAGATGGTGAGTGTCAACTCAGTCTCTACAAGCTTGGCCAGTTGAGCACCAGCCACTGCGGCGCAGAGCTCCAAGCGGGGCATAGACTGTTGTCTCTTAGGCGCAACTCTTGACCTAGCCATCACAAAGGAGGTGTGGATGACATCTCCTACAGGTACAGTGAGGTAGGCCACAGCCCCATATGCCCGTTCGGAGGCGTTGCAAAAGATGTGGAGATCGTACTCTGGGTCTGCACCTTCCACAGAGACTGGTGAGTAGCAGCTGGGAATGGATATTCTGCTGAGGTGCTGCAGCTCTTTCTCCCAGGCCTCCCAGTCATGTCGGAGGACTGTAGGAATATCAGGATCATCCCAGCCCCTCTGTTTGGACCAAAGCTGCTAGATAAGCACCTTGGCGCGTGTTGTGAATGGCACAATGAACCCCAAAGGGTCATACTGACTGGCCAGTACCTGATATGCCATCCTCATTGTCAGCGCAGCATGTACGATGGGCCGGTACTGGTAGCCAAGGGTGTCAGCAGCACAGTTCCACCTAAGGCCTAAGGCTGGCTCTAGTGGGTCGGTCCAATTTTGACTTAGCCACAGTTCTGTAGTTGAGGATCTTGCATCAGGGGGAAGATGGGCTACCACAGTTGATTGAATGCTTGCCCACTGTCTGAGATCGAACCCTCCTTCAGCCAGCAGGACACGCAGTTGATCTACCCTTTGTGTGGCTGCAGGTATGGTGGGGAAGCTCTCGAGGCAGTTGCCCACGTAGAAGCTCTTCTGAACCGATTGCAGCGTACCAGGATAACTGTCTTGGTGTTTACAAGCATGTTGCTGCAAAGCAAAGATGGCACAGCATGGGCTGCTGGTTGTACCAAATGGCAGCACCTGCCATTCATACACATCTGGTGGGTCTTCACAGCGTAGGTCTCTCCAGATGAACCGGAGGAGCGGTCTGTCCTCAGGCAGGAGTCGGACCTGATGAAACATGGAGCGGATGTCTCCACTCACAGTGACCTGGTGTTGCCTGAATCGTAGAAGGACACCAAGCAATGAAGGTCCAAGCGTGGGCCCAGGCAGGAGTTGGTCATTCACTAAGGCACCCTTGTACCTGAACGAGCAGTTGAAGACTAACCGTGATTTGTTATTGTGGCAAACAAGGTGATGGGGGAGATACCATGCCTCTGTAGACTGATCCACCTCCTTGGGCCCAAGCTTATTGACATACCCTGCCTGAATAAGCTTGCTGATCTCAGATGAGTAGAGAGCTGCCTTCTCCGGGTCTTTCTTGAGCCGCTTCTCTGTGGCCCTCAGGTGAGCCATGACAGAATGTGGGGAACCATTAAGCTTAGGTGCACCTGTCTTCCTCAAGAGAGGGGTGGCATAACGCTGGACTCCCTCAATGTTGACTCGCTGGGTTTTGGTTTCAAGAAGGTTCATGGCTTCCTGATCCTCACGAGAGCGAACAACCATTTTCTCATTGCGAAAGGGTAGCACATCGAGTTGCCATAACCTTTCGACATTTCAATACAGGAGGTCATCAGCGCCAGAAACTGAGGTAAAGAGGCACTGCTGCACTGAGGTCTGTTCTGGCGCCCACACATCAGCACCTTGCAAAGCCCATCCGAGGGAGTGACGTTGGGCTGCATCATGTAGGACCTGGAGGTGTATGCCACCGCATTCGCCACAGGGTTTCTTGAGGTTACATGACTCAGGCGCATGAGCTCGTGCACACTTCCAACAGCGCCCT
Coding sequences within:
- the LOC137175099 gene encoding butyrophilin subfamily 1 member A1-like gives rise to the protein MNMASVGILFLFFIVIRAQSEGKNFVKVECKTENVGQYGQQSMLDCVVKTSEEVKEPKITVVTWKKKGSEDALLVFHKGKTTLRPGYKFAESSWNDRNMNISLLITNTMMVNSGDYTCLVFTDSGDDEETETSLRVTAKYNKPTISFIPENITRREDVILSCSSVGGYPEGQLRWFDEHNKNWPASSEMEAELTNDGLFKLSSKLTLLKNSIFSKYTCVVFNSSGGKEDEVTLEIPDTAASEGQEQRKVSDQTSKIVAPVVVIGSLIVGLLLALLIYRRRSQRHHREVPTCESDAEQGDHVEMYKECEDGTA